One part of the Raphanus sativus cultivar WK10039 unplaced genomic scaffold, ASM80110v3 Scaffold1034, whole genome shotgun sequence genome encodes these proteins:
- the LOC108829052 gene encoding GDSL esterase/lipase At5g63170 — protein MSTILFQTVTVLVSIISSSVAQAGNIPAVIAFGDSILDTGNNNDLTTLTKVNFYPYGRDFVTRQATGRFGNGRIPTDMIAEGLGVKNIVPAYRSSDLQPNDILTGVSFASGGSGLDPMTARVQGVIWIPDQLNDFKAYIAKLNSITGDEEKTRSIISNAVYVISAGNNDLGITFVSNPARNTRYTVFSYTDMMISWTQSFMQELYNLGARKFAIMGTLPLGCLPGASNAIGGICLEPANAVARLFNQKLANKVNNLNSMLPGSRSIYIDMYNPLLELVINPLRSGFTWSTWPCCCSPAAPIPCLDASRHVFWDIAHPTEKAYQTIIPPIIQQIQQSFA, from the exons ATGAGTACTATACTTTTTCAAACCGTAACAGTATTAGTCTCGATTATATCGAGTTCTGTAGCTCAAGCTGGAAATATTCCAGCGGTTATAGCATTTGGAGATTCAATACTTGATACCGGCAACAACAATGACCTTACGACTTTAACTAAAGTCAATTTCTATCCGTATGGAAGAGATTTTGTAACTCGACAAGCCACTGGAAGATTTGGCAATGGAAGAATTCCTACAGATATGATTG CCGAAGGTTTGGGAGTAAAGAACATTGTACCAGCTTATCGTAGTTCAGATCTTCAACCCAACGATATCTTAACCGGTGTTAGTTTTGCTTCTGGTGGTTCGGGTTTAGATCCAATGACCGCAAGAGTTCAG GGAGTTATCTGGATACCAGACCAATTGAACGATTTCAAAGCTTACATAGCAAAGCTAAACAGCATCACTGGAGATGAAGAGAAGACGAGATCAATCATCTCTAATGCAGTTTATGTAATTTCCGCTGGAAATAACGATCTTGGCATCACATTTGTCTCCAATCCAGCAAGGAACACTCGATATACTGTCTTCTCCTACACCGACATGATGATTTCATGGACTCAATCATTCATGCAG gAGTTATATAATCTGGGAGCAAGAAAATTTGCGATTATGGGAACTTTGCCTTTGGGTTGCTTACCAGGAGCGAGCAACGCTATTGGAGGGATATGTCTAGAACCCGCAAACGCAGTCGCTAGACTCTTTAACCAGAAGTTAGCAAACAAAGTAAACAATCTGAACTCAATGCTCCCAGGCTCTCGTTCCATCTACATTGACATGTATAATCCTCTTCTTGAACTCGTCATCAACCCACTAAGATCAG GATTCACGTGGTCAACTTGGCCTTGCTGTTGTTCTCCTGCGGCTCCGATACCGTGCTTGGATGCATCTCGACATGTGTTTTGGGACATTGCTCACCCAACAGAGAAAGCTTATCAAACTATTATCCCTCCGATTATTCAACAAATTCAACAGAGCTTCGCTTGA
- the LOC108829049 gene encoding protein NOI4-like: protein MATENKGRPLPKFGEWDVNNPASAEGFTVIFSKASDEKKTKKASGSSLVSTPHRNQISDQNNHRDNSQNSKAKKKWLCFR from the exons ATGGCTACG GAGAATAAAGGGAGGCCATTGCCAAAGTTTGGTGAATGGGATGTGAACAACCCTGCATCCGCAGAAGGATTCACTGTCATTTTCAGCAAAGCTAGCGACGAGAAAAAGACCAAGAAAGCATCCGGTAGTAGTCTTGTTTCAACACCTCATAGAAACCAAATCTCTGATCAAAACAACCACCGTGACAACTCACAAAACTCAAAAGCCAAG AAGAAATGGCTTTGCTTCCGTTAA
- the LOC108829038 gene encoding uncharacterized protein LOC108829038, giving the protein MGRLKESSPVILLLLFPLLLHQSLTKVLGESESTRSGKEEGEIHCSRERSRAAWQIIQDYLTPFVEREKYKIPSTCRLHPDNDLYRDQEQHKVHVDVYEWKCGYCRKSFNEEKFLDQHFATRHHNLLNTTGTKCLADLCGALHCDFVLSSKKGKSKCNPAAAAKNRHLCESLANTCFPVSQGPAASRLHEHFLRQFCDAHTCTGKNKPFPRGGKKKSGVFYLAVSILTLMLLPLFYLLVFLHQREKRTGAQVLRRIVKTGKKTKPS; this is encoded by the exons ATGGGAAGACTAAAGGAGTCAAGTCCCGTGATTCTCCTTCTcctctttcctcttcttcttcaccaatcACTCACTAAG GTGTTGGGAGAATCTGAATCCACTAG ATCCGGTAAGGAAGAAGGTGAGATACATTGTTCCCGAGAGAGAAGTAGAGCAGCTTGGCAGATTATACAAGAT TATTTAACGCCGTTTGTGGAACGGGAAAAGTACAAGATTCCAAGCACGTGCAGGCTCCATCCCGATAACGATCTCTACAGGGATCAAGAACAGCACAAGGTCCACGTGGATGTATACGAGTGGAAATGCGGTTACTGCAGGAAGAGTTTCAACGAGGAGAAGTTTCTTGACCAGCACTTCGCCACTAGGCATCATAATCTTCTCAATACG ACTGGTACAAAGTGTTTAGCGGATCTGTGTGGTGCCTTGCATTGCGATTTTGTGTTGAGTTCGAAGAAGGGTAAGAGCAAGTGTAACCCTGCAGCTGCTGCTAAAAACCGTCATCTCTGCGAG AGTCTTGCTAATACTTGTTTCCCGGTGAGTCAAGGTCCTGCCGCTAGTCGTCTTCATG AACACTTCTTGAGACAATTCTGTGATGCTCATACCTGCACTGGCAAAAACAAACCGTTTCCTAGAGGAGGCAAG AAGAAATCGGGTGTGTTCTACCTAGCTGTATCGATACTGACCTTGATGCTACTCCCCCTCTTCTACCTGCTGGTCTTCTTACACCAAAG AGAAAAGAGAACTGGAGCACAAGTGTTGCGTCGGATTGTTAAAACTGGAAAGAAAACAAAGCCGTCTTAA